The DNA window ACACAGTAAGTTGAGGGGGCTTCCCCACATATACTGGGTTGTTTCAAATACTATACATTTCACCACAGGAAAGCCTGTTGAAGACATTATCATTAGTCTTACTGAGCTGTTCACATTTTCCAGCAATGAAGAATCTTCTCTTGAGTGCTCACACAAATACTATGATGCCTACaactgttgttttctgtttttaaaatgtattattatgaTTAACActactaccatttattgagcaccttcaaTGTTCCGGGCACTGCACTAGGAATAGCTGTCTTCCAGCATTGTTGAGGGGTTTAGAAGTAATTTatagcttttatttcctttttgacatTTATCAGTAGATAGGTAAAGTAATGTGCATGCTGACCTGAAAGGTTTTAATCTAAGCCTGGCTGATTCCAGTGGCCTTTTCCATATGTCACATGttgcctttgtttctgttttcagttcaggtaaactgagttttaaaaaatcctttcattTAAGCATTTTTCTAAATGTGTACCTCACTTTGTGGGGGCCTTTATGCTATGTAAAACTAGTCATGATATTTTTCCTGATAGGCCTGATgatttgtataaatatttatgtggcAGAAGTACACCATTGGTCCTAAAGtacttgttttctcatttttccctctATTAAAGTTCTGATTATgtcactgttatttttattttcaacttttcccCAAAAAAATATGACCATGGATGTAGGAAAAGGGTGATGTTTTTATGCACTCGATTTCTTGATATCACTTATTATTTGTTTTGGATATCACTGTTAAAGTAAGAAATTAAAACTTCTTTATGCGGCAGACTATATAGCCTTAAGTATTACCTGACttctatcatttttctttcagttataaaaCTTTTATTGGACAATTTATAATAAACCCTActaactttgctttctttttgacttttttcccccataagggaaaaatactattttttttgttAATCCTTCCTGTTCTTGACCTCCCTAGGAAGAGGAGTTGTACGCATGTCAGAGAGGTTGCAGGCTGTTTTCAATTTGTCAGTTTGTGGATGATGGAATTGATTTAAATCGGACCAAATTGGAATGTGAATCTGGTAAGATGCTATGCTAATGACATCAGCAGTATATAACATTGGTGTTTTCTTTGAGTTGTGTTATGCTTTTACGTATTTTCCTTGGAAAATGACAAGCATACTATTTAAACTAATcatcaagcatattttaattattataaagttGAACTTCTAGGAGCTGCTGCTAGAAATTTCATGGGCTTTAAATTTCATCTATTTGTTGAGACAGTATTTATTTTGTACTATAGATAGGAACACCTTTGTTTAACCAAGTATTTGGTTTAGACAAATGTAATAGTGATTACCCTTCTCATAATTCATCACTATCCTTTCAGTGGATAGTATAATTTTCCTAAGCCTTTCAATCATAGGCTAGTTGACTTAGCtcccaagtttgttttttttttactgaatcaGGCCTTTGACTCAGTATTTAATAGTGTATTCTTTGTGAGTCATGCCAATAAAAGAAGTAACTAGAGTCTTTGTCATCTCTTAAGCCACTATTCTTACCTTTTGCCCAAAGCAATGTGTTTAATAAAAGAAACCTGTAATCAGGACAAAATTgatatttggctttttaaaaactataatggaattttcttcattcattaccTTACACTGTTTATTCAGTGCAGTGAGGTAGCTTTCTCCCTATCACTATGCCACTATTTCCATCTACCCTGTGTGATATCATAACctctttttttatggctcagtCTCCTAACTGGCCATCTTTATATGTGCATAATACTGTTCAGTTTATTATCTGGTACCTTTGAGAAGTATACTACAAATGCATGACTgggtggaaagaaaaataaaattgtggtGTAAAGTGTTATATCACAGGAAAGAAATGGCACTAGTAAACTAAATGAAGAGCATATATGTGGTAGAGACTAATTCCAAGTTTGGAATCTTGCTGCAGAACATTTTCAAAGTTCAGTTTTCTCAGAATTTAGGATGTTAGactgattgttttatttttctttgccttgTGAATACCCTTGCTGCTGAACTCAGTGATCCAGTTCTTAACagtaatatcatatatttgtataaattacTAAAGTATATCATTTTGTTCAACCCCATAAAGTAGGTGGTATTAATTCTGTTTTAGACATAATAAAAATCAATagtcagagaggttaaatagctCTACCTAGGTCACATACACAGCCAACAGATGGATGGAGCCAGAATTTCAGGTTGCCAATtcagtgtttttccttttctgcaaaCCTTAGGTATGAGGTTCACCTCATATGAACGTCATCATATAGCCAGAGCCTGAGTGTGTAATTAATACATCTATTCCTGAAACATTTGACTTGTGGGAGGCAGAAGATATGggattttagtaaaataaaacatttgctgtTATTGCCAGATGTGAAAATTCATAttaatgaaatactttttaagtATAATAAATTGCTTTATAAAATGCCAAATTCCTTACTTTCTGTTCtatcccttttctttctctccttctctttttttcttgtaatttactgtttttctcttccaGCATGTACAGAAGCATATTCCCAATCTGATGAGCAATATGCTTGCCATCTTGGTTGCCAGAATCAGCTGCCATACGCAGAATTGAGACAAGAACAAGTACGAAACAATACTGCCCTTCAGAAATGCCTGCTTAGATTGCACTTTGTATTGAAATGTATATTGTTCACATGATCCTATTTCAGTATTATGATTAGTCGTCAGCAAGcaaattatttttgcaaataGAAAAGTCAGTTATTTTTGTATAATGCTTTAATGTTAAGAGGTATGTTCACACCCAtaatctcattttgttttctctcttggtCCGGTGACAATATTATCCCCATTCTGcatatgaaaaaactgaggctcagagaaatgggAGAGTTCCTTTTACCCTACCTGCCATTACCTTAGATCAGcatcttttctcatctgtattacTAAATTAGCTGCCAATCTGTTTTCCCACATCAGCCCGTTCTAGTCTATCATTTAGTCTGTGtctgcatatttattttctaaatggaaGTCTCATGCCATGATTCTTCTATCTTATATACTTCAGTAGCTTCCGATTATATACAGATTTAAGTCCAAACCATTTATCACAGCCTGGCTTCTGATTACCTCTTCTGTATCATCTCTTAGAATTTCTACCCCTCATACTCTATCCAAACATTCAGGGAaaagtttttgagttttattAACTTTGGCATAGGAAATACAACCACATGGTACAAAACtcaaaaggtaaaagagaaaaaaatatgtatatatatacacacacatacagttgacccttgaaaaatGTGGATTTTAACTGCAGGACCatttacacttaatttttttttcttaatattatacTGCACTACATGATCTACAATTGGTTGAATTCTCAGATGCTGAATCACAAATATGGGAGACCAACTATAATCTGTGTATATTCACAGATTTCAGCACCCCTAACCCCTGCCATTGTTCAAAGATCAGTTGTATAGTGAAAAGTTTCCTACCCCTGTATCTCTTAGCCACTCCATTTTCCTCCATTAATGTGGCCAGGGTTACCAATGCAGAGGTGTTTTATACTATACAAGAATACAtgtattcttttctaaaatacaagTATAGTTAAAGACTGTCTACTCATTTTTTTCCACTACATGtttatttcattatatggatGTATCATTTATTTAAGTAGTCTCTTgtttatgggggcttccctggtggctcagaggttaaagcgtctgcctgtaatgcgggagacccgggttcaatccctgggttgggaagatcccctggagaaggaaatggcagcccactccagtattcttgcctggagaatcccatggacggaggagcctggtaggctacagtctatggggtcgcacagagtaggacacagctgagcgacttcactttcactttcacttcacttgtttATGGACATGTAgggttgtttctgattttttagaTTTACATATAATGcgtatttttcacatttatatttcGAGAATAAAGTCATAGGAATACAATTGCTGAGTTAagtatatgcatttttattttgagaaatagaGCAAAATTGCCTTGTGTGGAGTTTCTATCcagttttaaaattgagatataattcatactATAAAAATCATTCTTCTGAAGTATTCAATGCAGTAGTTTTTAGTCTATTCCAGACTGTGCAACCATCATTACTACTTCCATAGCGTTTTcattatcaaaaaaagaaatctcttacccattagcagtcactgtcctttcctcctcctgccaGCCCTTAGCAGTGTACTACTTTCattacagttttaatttctgtttctcttacaAGTaactttaaacatattttctaatttctaagacccatttttatttccctttttcttaaTTGAGAAGTTCTTAATGTTTGTAATATGTTCATCGTGACTTTATATCTTGTTTCTTCTATTCTGTATCTGCCTAGTGAATCCTTTGACTCAGGGCAAGTATCATGTCCTTTGTGAAGCCTTCTTAACCACCTCTCACCCCAATTCGGGTTAGATGCTTTTCCCCATACACATGTATCACCCTGTGTTTCACCTCTGTCCTGCATAGATGAAACACAGACATATGtggataaataaaacacacatggCTTCTGATTCTTAAAATTTATAATCTCAATGAATGCTTATTTAGTGAACTAATCAATGAATGATTTCACAGcttttcagtggaaaaataaGATCACGAATACAAATCTCTTCTGATTCCAAAAGCTCTTCTCTCTTAATAACCCCATACtgtctttcttttgaaatatagcCAGAACCAAAACTATCCCTAGAGTTCAGTGAATGGTGTCTCATGCTTATTCTCTAGAGGGGCTCACTGCTGTTGAATTAGTCAATAGTCAGAATTGAAGGGGAGATGATACCAGTTAATGTAAAAATCTCATCAGTAGTTTACTGTATGTAGTCAGCCCATAAATATTTCCCTCACTCTGCCCTGTTATCAGATATCTCACATTTTATGCATATATTCCTTGGATTGATTTTTTACCTTCCTTTTTTCCATTGGTGTGTGTTACGGGATGGTTCCTTTTACATGAAGATATTAAAGATTTGTCCCTTCCCCTTCTACCTCTTGAGGCCTTGTTAATCCTTATTTAATCAAAAGAGAAGAATTAAGATTCTCTGCATTTTTGGACCTAATTCAAAAGCCTGTTATTTTCATAGATGTGACAGGTAGCTTATATTGTATTAGGTGGTACATTAAAGGATCCTAGGACTTTAAGCTTCTCATGGTTAATTGCATAGATAATGAAGAGTTTACTCTGATGCTAATGATGATAATGGAATCACTTGTTTTATACTCTGTCCAAATAAGGATTTGATTATATTGTtcttttgtatatgtgtatataaaaaataatatacttcaccttgatttaatctttttttttttaagctcatgtccctgatgccaaaaatgCATCTACTGTTCCCTCTAACTCTGGTAAGATCATTCTGGAGTGATATGGTGGACTCTGCACAGAGCTTCATAACCTCTTCGTGGACTTTTTATCTTCAAGCTGATGATGGAAAAATAGTTATATTCCAGGTGATAACTTCATAGATTCATTTAAATACTAGCAgtagtaatgtatatattttaagtgaaTATCTTAGCATAGAATCACATACTTAGTcccttacaaatattttttatcaaataataattactttttaGCTGCATTAAAATCTACAttggatataaataaataaataaaacctacatTGGGCATCAGGACCCAATGTGATTTACTCCTCCCTCTGCTCATTGGAAATCTATTTAAAGCCTATTGATCTGTATCTAACAAGATCTCTGAGTCTTCTAAATTTTAGAGTGGTTAATTGATAAAATGAAACCTATAGATATaagagcggagaaggcaatggcaccccaccccagtactcttgcctggaaaatcccatggatggaggagcctggtaggctgcagtccgtggggttgctgagagttggacacgactgagtgacttcactttcatgcattggagaaggaaatggcaacccactccagtgttcttgcctggagaatcccagggacaggggagcctggtgggctgccatctatggggtcgcacagagttggacacaactgaagtgactcagcagcagcagtagatatAAGAGATAAGAAAAATTAATGTAGTTTGAATATGAATAAtggtgtgtattttaccacatatggatatgagagaaAAGCAATGGGACATAATTTTTAGTTATTAATAGTGCTTTTCCTCTTAACTCTGATAAGAGAGCTTGTTGAAGAAGCATGCTGCCTTCTAGAGAGAGAACTTTTCTCCCAGTTCATTGTTTATCATGGGGTTTGATAATTATAGCTGCTGTTTGGTGAAGGTTCATGTGTACTagacatttatatatattgtctCAGCTCTCCAAACAACTTCATGAAGTTGCATTACAGCTGctttattgatgaggaaactgcGAGGTTAACTTGTATAAGGTCACACTGCCAGAAGTAACAGAATTAGGTGTCAAACCTGGGTTATTTTAGCTCCAAGGCTCATATACCACCCTACCATgctgtcttctttttaatttggtGGTTAAGTTCCTCAAGTTTACCAGCCAACGAATTATGTTATGATGCTTTCTCAGGAAATAAAGTAAACCTTTTAATTATCATTGCCAAGTGAGTGGCTTACTGTAAGCCTAGTATGTGAGTTTTAGCATCATCCTGAGTCTTGGGTACCCTGTGATTTGGTAATATGTGAAACACAGAAGGAATTTTCTCCTAAGTTCATGAATAAGTTCTGTTTCCTAAAGCTACTTAAGTTGACTCTTAAGAGTGGAGTCCTTCATTCCTGATTAGATGTATGGttaactgtttttctctttgtgtcaACTTAAGAATGATTATGATGGAGAAACCCCCTACTCCAGAGCATCAGAGCTACATGAAGATGTAAAGTATGGAGTTGTTTGCCATGTTTTTGGTTGCTTAGTTGTTTCCggctctgcgacaccatggaccgtAGCCGGCCAtgttcttctgcccatgggatttcccaggcaagaatactggagtgggttgccatttccttctccagaggatcttcccaaccaactcagggatcgaacccacatctcctgcattgatagacggattctttactgctgagccaccagggaagccctaaagtacGGAGTATTGAGCTAAAATTTATGAGTTACTCATACatagaaaagaatagaatgtTTTAGATGAGAAAAAATAGAGATGTGTTTAACCAGAAATTCTGGCAGTCTGCCAAGTTACTCCTGATCAACCAGAATTAGAACTCATTTTTTATCGGGTATGATACTTAATGCACTATGTtgtaatctatttttttctttttttaatgttgtcaGGAAATTAAACTGACTATTCTTGACAATGATGGAAATCTGTTTCTTTGCAAGACACTGGATCTAGTGCTTAGCAcaagcaattaaaatatattatagttactgtgttttattttttataccatACTTCTATTACTTTTTCTCAATTTGAATGTCTATAGAGATGAAGTACAAACGACCTAATTGCTTTCTTATCGTTTTAGTCTAAACCAGAAATCCAATATGCACCACAGTTGGAGCAGGAGCCTACAAATTTGAAAGAATCGTCACTAAGCAAAATGTCctgtaagttttattttaagtAGCCTAGGATTAAAAACATTAGCAGTCTGATCTGATGGTGGTAGAACTGGTTGTATGATTGTTGGAAGgtgaataaataacttaaaactgTGGTCCTCAAACTTTATTATGAATTATGGTCTGGAGAGCTTATTAAAAGCATTTCTGAGCCCCGCCTCCAAAGTTTCCAATTTACTCTATCTGGGATAAGAcatgagaatttgcatttctaacagatTGCTGGGTTCTGTTGGCTGGTCTggggatcacactttgagaatcactatTCTGAAAACATTTCGTTTTCCTTTAAGGATGTTTTGAATATGAACTAAGGAGATGTCCTGGTATCTTCCAATAAACTAACCAAATAGTGAAACTACcctgaaaatatgtttttattctctctttattTCTATGCTAGAAGTGGATTTAAactcacagaaatataaaacatcaAGCTAAAACTATGGCTtacctttttaaatgtattaactcATTCCTTATTTTAGATACTGATTTTATTAACTTTCTAATTATTTTGGTGGGTGAATGATGACAGCACACAGTGTGCTGTCATCATTCACCCACCAAAATAATCTTTTaactgtatcttttatttttttaaagatttatttattttatgcccCCCAGGCTTTAGACTgctgactcagtagttgtggtgcatgggcttagttgccacatATAGGATCTTGCTgaagcagggatcgaactcttgtgccctgccttggcaggcggattcttaactattagaccaccaggaaaaccccatcTTTAACTTTAGATTTAAACAAACCATTGTATTATTACATTCAGACATGGAAAGCATCAAtgtcaataaaaatttgaaaataaattaggaaattcATAATGTTGTATAGTATCCAGTTGGTTTTTAATGTGCCAGAGAAACTTGCATTCATTATAAATATGCCAGATTACATTTACAGAAATAACTGGGtacagtgtgtatatatagaaGCAGTCATTTGAGACCCCCTTTTGGAATATAGGATATCATTAACTTGTACCTTATTATTTCAGCAGATCTGCAAATGAGAAGTTCACAAGCACATAGGAACTAtcttgaagatggagaaagtgaTGGCTTTTTAAGATGCCTGTCTCTGTATGTATTTATCTTCACTTATGTATACAGAAGATAAAATCTGGCTTGTATCAGAGAGATGCagtcctttttattattttaaagttatattaactactcaaaagtaaaaaaaaaaaaacaacttttattttcatcttttccctaCAAAAACTGTACTTTTGgatattttggtttatttaaaaggtgatactcaaaaaaaaaataaaaggtgataTTCACTCTACTTTAATAAAACCCAAGGGTTTTTTTTCAGCAGTACAGAAACACTCTTGTTCTCATTGGGGGTCTTTGATTTATGTTACAATATGCACTTCTTCAGACATCTCAGTTAAGCTTTAATTAATTTAGTTGGAGGGCCAActgtatatttattgaaaaaaaattcacatgaatttttttcaattaaaaaacaaaatatttaaaaataaaaataaactctccCACATAGTTCAAACTTaagttgttcaaggatcaactgtatttatatagcatttgcattttattaggtattataagtaatctagagattatTTAAAGTGTATAGGAAGATGTGTATAGGTTATGTGGAAATCTATGCCACTTATAAAAAGGAATTGATCACCCTCAGATTTTGGTGTAGGAGGGGGTTGCAGTCCTGGAACCATTGCCCTGGGAGTACCAAGGGATGACTTTGTATTTGAATGGTTTGAGGgttggattttcatttttatatctccATGGCCAGACAGGGGGCTAGGGGAGGTGGGTAAGGGCTATAGATTAAGGAGGGCTTTGTGTTTTATACTGAGTGTCATCTCCATGCCAAAGATTCTTAAGGGTGGCAAGGGAAAGTGGACTGGTGAGGGTAATGGATACCTTGTGCCCTCTTGGGAAGAAATATGAAGACTTCTAGAGTGAGGAGGGTTCTATCAAAGTATGCAACCTTCTACTCCTCCAAGGAGTTCTGATATGAGCCTTCCCCCTACAACCACCTGCAGCCCCTTGCCATAAAAAGGGACAGTAGCACTTAGTGATGGTTATCTACCCATGTCAGATACCAGGTCAAGCACTTGAGTAGAGAGGTGAACAAGTGGGCTGTGTCTCAAATGTAACACTTCAGTAGTCCACACTGCATGCTTCCTGTAATTTCTTAGAGTAGAAATCGTTTCTTGACAGGTTTTAATCAGATATcagatactttttattttaaagactggGTAAGAAAATAAGAACTGAACTTCaaattttcccttccttttccttctaaaCCTGCTTTTGATTTTGTACCAAAATGGGGactttttctctcattcagtgttttggatttttgttgCAGTTTGATAAGTTTTATGAAACCTAAGTCATTGCCTAATCTTAAGTtactgtttattctttttttcctttgtggtcACGTCACTAGACTTATCacttataggatcttagttccccgaccagggatcgaatccaaggcCCCAGCAGTAAGAGCAATGAGTCCTAACTGTTAGGCCATCAAGGAATTCCCTACAGTTTATCCTTAATACTACACTACCTAGCATCTTACTGATGCCTTACTGCCCTTTAACATTTTGTCATTATATGTTGTTCTTTTAAATCTAACGTTTTAAGAGTAGCTTTTTCTTTGAATCTTATAGTTTGGCAAACAAAGGTCAATAATGGAAAAAACTCCAGTTACTAATTCTTGTAACTAGCCTTCTACACTGAGATATTttaatcataagaaaaatataactatCTTTTTTTAAGATATGCCGTGATAAATACAGAATGCCTCATAATAGATATACTCTTGTAAATTGAAATTCAAGTAAATTGCGGCaagttaaatatttgaaatgtaatAGAGAAGTTAACTTCTGGAAGCCTGTTGTGAGTCCTTTTATAAAACAAGTTATTGTTTCATAATTTACCTATTCTGTACATTAATTCTTTTTGGTATTGGGTTTTCTTAGAGCAAGTGTTATCATAATACcttgcaaaaatatatatatttgtgtagcAGTATACAGTTTACAAAACACTTTGATTTGCTTTATCtcatttagtaattttaaaaaatccttaacagtaatttgctttaattttatatatttaacagaAAGCCAAtatgtctgatttttttaatttataaaagttatataGCCATGTTATAGAAGTTTGAGAAATGGAGGAAAGGACATTATATTACCCTAATATAATAGctattataatattttcttctgtatttttttttaaatagttttaagggTAGTACACATAAAATTTTGTAGTATTAAACTAAGTATACAAAATTGATTGCTTTTAATTGTTAAGAACCTTCTGTTTTTAACGTTATGCAATTTTAACAaaaccattgatttttttttccccagtaactCTGGGTGGATTTTAACCATGACTCTTGTCCTCTCTGTGATGGTGTTGCTCTGGATCTGCTGTGCAACTGTCGCTACAGCTGTGGAGCAGTATGTGCCCTCTGAGGTAAATTTAATTCTAACCCTTAGGCCATCTGAAGACTGAGCcatgtcatttccttttttaaatgttttgtttaacTAGAAAAGCAAAACCTTTCTGCTaatagaataagagaaaatttgGCGGCTTTAATCACACACATGGGGGTTGGCACACATGAGAATTACAGATTTGCAGCATAAGCATCACTTCCCAATTTTCTGTTGTGCTAACTACTGTAGTGACCAGTGTACACTGGCTGACTTGAGTTCAATGTCTCTCTTCTCCCTAGgtctttttttggtaatttttatttatttatttatttttggccatgccacatggcttgagGGGTCCtatttccccaaccaaggatcaaacttttgccccctgcagtagaagcacagagtcccaactaCTAGACTGCCA is part of the Odocoileus virginianus isolate 20LAN1187 ecotype Illinois chromosome 5, Ovbor_1.2, whole genome shotgun sequence genome and encodes:
- the TMEM59 gene encoding transmembrane protein 59 isoform X1, with product MAVPKGRLWLRAQLGISPLLLLAMALAGGSGTASAEAFDSVLGDTASCHRACQLTYPLHTYPKVPASLYTVDHTEEELYACQRGCRLFSICQFVDDGIDLNRTKLECESACTEAYSQSDEQYACHLGCQNQLPYAELRQEQLMSLMPKMHLLFPLTLVRSFWSDMVDSAQSFITSSWTFYLQADDGKIVIFQSKPEIQYAPQLEQEPTNLKESSLSKMSSDLQMRSSQAHRNYLEDGESDGFLRCLSLNSGWILTMTLVLSVMVLLWICCATVATAVEQYVPSEKLSIYGDLEFMNEQKLNRYPASSLVVVRSKAEDHEEAGPLPAKVNLAHSEI
- the TMEM59 gene encoding transmembrane protein 59 isoform X2: MAVPKGRLWLRAQLGISPLLLLAMALAGGSGTASAEAFDSVLGDTASCHRACQLTYPLHTYPKVPASLYTVDHTEEELYACQRGCRLFSICQFVDDGIDLNRTKLECESACTEAYSQSDEQYACHLGCQNQLPYAELRQEQLMSLMPKMHLLFPLTLVRSFWSDMVDSAQSFITSSWTFYLQADDGKIVIFQSKPEIQYAPQLEQEPTNLKESSLSKMSYLQMRSSQAHRNYLEDGESDGFLRCLSLNSGWILTMTLVLSVMVLLWICCATVATAVEQYVPSEKLSIYGDLEFMNEQKLNRYPASSLVVVRSKAEDHEEAGPLPAKVNLAHSEI
- the TMEM59 gene encoding transmembrane protein 59 isoform X4, with amino-acid sequence MAVPKGRLWLRAQLGISPLLLLAMALAGGSGTASAEAFDSVLGDTASCHRACQLTYPLHTYPKEEELYACQRGCRLFSICQFVDDGIDLNRTKLECESACTEAYSQSDEQYACHLGCQNQLPYAELRQEQLMSLMPKMHLLFPLTLVRSFWSDMVDSAQSFITSSWTFYLQADDGKIVIFQSKPEIQYAPQLEQEPTNLKESSLSKMSYLQMRSSQAHRNYLEDGESDGFLRCLSLNSGWILTMTLVLSVMVLLWICCATVATAVEQYVPSEKLSIYGDLEFMNEQKLNRYPASSLVVVRSKAEDHEEAGPLPAKVNLAHSEI
- the TMEM59 gene encoding transmembrane protein 59 isoform X3; protein product: MAVPKGRLWLRAQLGISPLLLLAMALAGGSGTASAEAFDSVLGDTASCHRACQLTYPLHTYPKEEELYACQRGCRLFSICQFVDDGIDLNRTKLECESACTEAYSQSDEQYACHLGCQNQLPYAELRQEQLMSLMPKMHLLFPLTLVRSFWSDMVDSAQSFITSSWTFYLQADDGKIVIFQSKPEIQYAPQLEQEPTNLKESSLSKMSSDLQMRSSQAHRNYLEDGESDGFLRCLSLNSGWILTMTLVLSVMVLLWICCATVATAVEQYVPSEKLSIYGDLEFMNEQKLNRYPASSLVVVRSKAEDHEEAGPLPAKVNLAHSEI